Proteins encoded by one window of Campylobacter concisus:
- a CDS encoding MacB family efflux pump subunit encodes MISLKNITKSFKLGDNDIEILHGINLEIKKGEFIAIIGQSGSGKSTLMNILGCLDSPSGGQYLLDGKDISKFDSDALAKLRRDKFGFIFQRYNLLSTMNALENVALPSIYAGADKSEREKRANELLGSLGLSEKAKNLPNKLSGGQQQRVSIARALMNGGEIILADEPTGALDSKSGLRVMEILVDLYKKGHTIIIVTHDPKIAEYASRVIEIKDGNIVSDNVKNSEIFEAKKQTQPEKSKFTYYKDQLIESFKMSVNAMLAHKLRSLLTMLGIIIGITAVISVVALGKGSQEQILAGIRKIGTNTIDIMPGKGFGDMLSGRVKTLSISDANMLSKQSFLDSVTPNTSTSGVLTYENISLSASLKGGGVGSFDVNGLKLEEGRIYDDDEVLNSASVALIDQNTKNSIFKNDDPIGKIILFNKKPLRIIGVLQKDDFKMGDSSTLKIYAPYTTVLNKVTGDKFISSITAKVNEGVNAQIAEKTLTELLEIKHGKKDFFTRNSDSIKQTIEETISTMRLLISSIAVVSLVVGGIGVMNIMLVSVTERTKEIGIKMAIGARQSNILQQFLIEAVLLCLIGGAIGIVLSYAIGYIFNNFLNGFSMIFSNGSIVLALVTSMAIGIIFGYMPAKNASKLNPIDALSRE; translated from the coding sequence GTGATAAGCCTAAAAAATATCACAAAAAGCTTTAAGCTAGGCGATAATGATATAGAGATACTGCATGGCATAAATTTAGAGATAAAAAAGGGCGAGTTTATAGCTATCATCGGTCAGTCTGGCTCTGGCAAATCAACCCTGATGAACATCCTTGGCTGCTTAGACAGCCCAAGTGGTGGGCAGTACCTGCTTGATGGCAAAGACATATCAAAATTTGATAGCGACGCACTTGCTAAACTTAGAAGGGATAAATTTGGCTTTATCTTTCAAAGATATAACCTGCTTAGCACGATGAATGCCCTTGAAAACGTAGCGCTACCAAGCATCTACGCAGGTGCCGACAAGAGCGAGCGAGAGAAAAGAGCTAATGAGCTTCTTGGCTCGCTTGGACTTAGCGAAAAAGCGAAAAATTTACCAAATAAACTCTCAGGCGGACAACAGCAAAGGGTCTCCATAGCAAGGGCGCTTATGAATGGCGGCGAGATCATCTTGGCAGACGAGCCAACAGGCGCGCTTGATAGCAAAAGTGGGCTAAGGGTGATGGAAATTTTAGTGGATCTTTACAAAAAAGGCCACACTATCATCATCGTCACGCACGACCCAAAGATCGCAGAGTACGCGAGTCGTGTGATCGAGATAAAAGATGGCAACATCGTAAGTGATAATGTAAAAAACAGTGAAATTTTTGAGGCCAAAAAGCAAACTCAGCCAGAAAAGAGCAAATTTACCTACTATAAAGATCAGCTAATTGAAAGCTTTAAAATGTCGGTAAATGCGATGCTAGCTCATAAATTAAGATCGCTTTTAACGATGCTTGGCATTATAATTGGCATCACGGCGGTCATTAGCGTCGTAGCTCTTGGCAAAGGCTCACAGGAGCAAATTTTAGCTGGCATCAGAAAGATCGGTACAAATACGATCGATATCATGCCAGGAAAAGGCTTTGGCGATATGCTCTCAGGCAGGGTAAAAACGCTCTCTATAAGTGATGCAAATATGCTCTCAAAGCAGTCGTTTCTTGACTCAGTCACTCCAAACACAAGCACCTCAGGCGTGCTAACTTATGAAAATATCTCGCTAAGTGCGAGCTTAAAAGGCGGTGGAGTAGGGAGCTTTGATGTAAATGGGCTAAAGCTAGAAGAGGGCAGAATTTACGATGATGACGAGGTTTTAAACTCCGCTTCAGTCGCACTAATCGATCAAAACACCAAAAATAGCATCTTTAAAAATGATGATCCTATCGGCAAGATCATACTTTTTAACAAAAAGCCACTTCGCATTATCGGCGTTTTGCAAAAGGATGATTTTAAGATGGGCGATTCAAGCACGCTTAAAATTTACGCCCCATACACGACTGTGCTAAACAAGGTCACTGGAGATAAATTTATAAGTTCGATAACCGCCAAAGTAAATGAGGGCGTCAATGCGCAAATCGCCGAAAAAACACTAACTGAGCTTTTAGAGATCAAGCACGGCAAAAAGGATTTTTTTACAAGAAACTCAGACAGCATCAAGCAAACGATCGAAGAGACCATCTCAACCATGCGCCTTCTCATCTCAAGCATAGCAGTCGTCTCGCTCGTAGTTGGGGGCATAGGCGTCATGAACATCATGCTAGTTTCAGTCACCGAGCGCACCAAAGAGATAGGCATAAAAATGGCGATCGGAGCTAGACAGAGCAACATCTTGCAGCAGTTTTTGATAGAGGCGGTGCTACTTTGCCTTATCGGCGGAGCCATCGGCATCGTCCTATCCTACGCGATCGGCTATATCTTTAACAACTTCTTAAACGGCTTTAGCATGATCTTTTCAAACGGCTCGATCGTGCTTGCACTTGTCACGTCGATGGCTATTGGCATCATCTTTGGCTACATGCCAGCTAAAAACGCCTCAAAACTAAATCCAATAGATGCGCTTTCAAGGGAGTAA
- a CDS encoding efflux RND transporter periplasmic adaptor subunit yields MKKSKILIILLILGVGGYFAYDKFFKVKEEEVEFITKKAKKGSFSKKVDATGEIFATELIDVGAQVSGQIKKLYVKLGDQVKKGDMIASIDSSTQQNSIDNKEAQLAIYKAQLESAKVALNIAKTQFNRENALFSKNATSKQEFETAKNTYSANSAKIKELEAQIKQTNIELSTAKINLGYTKITAPRDGTIVSVQVEEGQTVNANQTTPTIVNIADLSHVKMKMQIAEGDITKIKVGTPVEYSILSEPTKKFQTTVSSIDPGLTTLSDGSYGSSSSSKSSYSSSSSSSSAVYYYAQSIVDNKDGILRIGMTTQNELLIANVEDAIIVPSIGIKKDENGTFVYVLKDGKPVKTAVKTGIKDNLDTQIISGINDGDEIITSQGSSSEIAKMIEKENKKF; encoded by the coding sequence ATGAAAAAATCTAAAATTTTAATAATCCTACTTATTTTAGGCGTCGGTGGATACTTCGCCTATGATAAATTTTTTAAAGTAAAAGAAGAAGAGGTGGAGTTTATCACCAAAAAGGCAAAGAAGGGCTCTTTTAGCAAAAAGGTCGATGCGACTGGAGAAATTTTCGCCACCGAGCTAATCGATGTGGGTGCACAGGTGAGCGGTCAGATAAAAAAGCTATATGTTAAGCTTGGAGATCAGGTAAAAAAGGGCGATATGATCGCAAGTATCGATAGCTCGACCCAGCAAAATAGCATAGACAATAAAGAAGCACAGCTTGCCATCTACAAAGCCCAGCTAGAAAGTGCAAAAGTGGCTCTAAATATCGCCAAAACGCAGTTTAATAGAGAAAATGCGCTCTTTTCTAAAAATGCCACCTCAAAGCAAGAATTTGAAACCGCAAAAAACACATATAGTGCAAATAGCGCCAAGATAAAAGAGCTTGAAGCGCAGATCAAGCAGACAAATATCGAGCTAAGCACCGCAAAGATAAATTTAGGCTATACAAAGATCACCGCTCCAAGAGATGGCACCATCGTAAGCGTGCAGGTTGAGGAGGGCCAGACTGTAAATGCCAACCAAACTACGCCAACTATCGTAAATATCGCTGATCTTAGCCATGTAAAGATGAAGATGCAAATAGCAGAAGGCGACATCACCAAGATCAAAGTCGGCACGCCAGTTGAGTACTCGATCCTCTCTGAACCAACTAAGAAATTTCAAACAACTGTTAGCTCGATAGATCCAGGGCTTACCACACTAAGTGATGGCAGCTACGGCTCAAGTAGCAGCAGTAAGTCTTCATACTCAAGTAGCTCAAGCAGCAGTTCGGCGGTTTATTACTACGCGCAAAGCATCGTTGATAACAAAGATGGAATTTTAAGAATAGGCATGACCACACAAAACGAGCTTTTAATAGCAAACGTCGAGGACGCCATCATCGTGCCAAGCATCGGCATCAAAAAAGATGAAAACGGCACTTTTGTCTATGTGCTAAAAGATGGCAAGCCAGTAAAAACAGCGGTCAAAACCGGTATAAAAGACAACCTCGATACGCAGATCATCAGCGGCATAAACGATGGCGATGAGATCATCACATCTCAAGGCTCATCAAGCGAGATCGCTAAAATGATCGAAAAAGAAAATAAGAAGTTTTAA
- a CDS encoding TolC family protein gives MKFLSLALVLVLSGCAVKNIDENYKQILLEDNASQELNLDTSWWKEYHQSYLNELIDLALKNNTDLAKAAINVNKALAQAGILEANLIPTFNAGIEVSSNKNIKEGGASSRSFGSSIGLSYELDLWQKLANSKDAAMFEADATKFDLEASKLSVINSVTDAYFQILYLNESIKTYEQILEIYNELNKIVGLKFELGKEEALSLKQINSQQLNAQNKIESAKKELVSAKKTLRILLNERPEFELKFEGLTLSPVKRVGVDLDVPTSAIANRPDLRAAIYRIEESLLNYKANQKDFYPSITLGASLKSSSSTKEGAFSLKFLNGNIALNLPFLNYHKLKSNLKVSEANFELAKLSYISTLNSALNEIDAFFKGYLNDEALLANYQEQIKNYKEISKIYELKYSYGKVELKQFLEAKNSELEAKIGLLKAKYTLLQDELNIYKAMAGKFNR, from the coding sequence ATGAAATTTCTAAGCTTAGCTTTAGTGCTCGTTTTAAGCGGCTGCGCTGTTAAAAATATAGATGAAAACTATAAGCAAATTTTACTTGAAGATAACGCCAGTCAGGAACTAAATTTAGACACTTCTTGGTGGAAAGAGTATCACCAAAGCTATCTTAATGAGCTCATTGATCTAGCACTTAAAAACAACACCGACCTTGCAAAAGCAGCTATAAATGTAAATAAAGCCCTCGCTCAAGCTGGTATTTTGGAAGCAAATTTAATCCCAACCTTTAACGCTGGCATTGAGGTATCAAGCAACAAAAATATAAAAGAGGGCGGCGCTTCTAGTAGAAGCTTTGGCTCAAGCATAGGGCTTAGCTACGAGCTTGATCTTTGGCAAAAGCTTGCAAATAGCAAAGATGCAGCGATGTTTGAAGCAGATGCTACTAAATTTGATCTGGAAGCTAGCAAACTAAGCGTGATAAACTCCGTAACAGACGCCTATTTTCAGATCTTATATCTAAATGAGAGCATTAAAACTTATGAGCAAATTTTAGAAATTTACAATGAGCTAAATAAGATAGTTGGGCTTAAATTTGAGCTTGGCAAAGAGGAGGCGCTAAGCCTAAAGCAGATAAACTCACAGCAACTAAACGCTCAAAATAAGATAGAAAGTGCCAAAAAAGAGCTAGTGAGTGCTAAAAAAACGCTTAGGATTTTGCTAAATGAGAGGCCAGAATTTGAGCTTAAATTTGAAGGTCTTACGCTAAGTCCCGTTAAAAGAGTGGGCGTTGATCTAGACGTACCAACAAGTGCCATAGCAAACAGGCCTGATCTAAGAGCGGCCATTTACCGCATAGAAGAGAGTCTCCTAAACTACAAAGCTAACCAAAAAGATTTTTACCCAAGCATCACGCTAGGAGCTAGCCTCAAAAGTAGTTCAAGTACAAAAGAGGGCGCATTTAGCCTTAAATTTCTAAATGGCAACATCGCTCTGAATTTACCATTTTTAAACTATCACAAGCTAAAGTCAAATTTAAAGGTTAGCGAGGCAAATTTCGAGCTTGCAAAGCTAAGCTACATAAGCACTCTAAATAGCGCATTAAACGAAATAGACGCATTTTTTAAAGGCTACCTAAACGACGAGGCGCTACTTGCTAATTATCAAGAGCAGATAAAAAACTACAAGGAAATTTCAAAAATTTACGAGCTAAAATACTCCTATGGCAAGGTAGAGTTAAAGCAGTTTTTAGAAGCAAAAAATAGCGAGTTAGAAGCTAAAATAGGGCTTTTAAAAGCAAAATACACGCTTTTACAAGATGAGCTAAATATCTATAAAGCTATGGCAGGCAAATTTAATAGGTAA
- a CDS encoding disulfide bond formation protein DsbA translates to MVIAIDLGSNTFRVALVKKEQNGFNNEQIYEKIVGAARGLNESGKIADESKNRLFEAISEAKSKFDFDKFKCVAVATEAFRVALNSEEIFSEIREKFGINFHIISGKAEAKLTFLGVQNAFKKLGISENFSVIDIGGASSEIGEDGNFMSFKFGIITFFEKFKTLDLMQENAKFYTKDAREFLNSLKNRFIVLTSGVPTTIAALRLGLNYENYDPKKVSGFELRDDDLAWFVDELLKMDDKSADLAVGRNRKYPLIAGTLLLEELLIGQEAKFLVIDDGLREGVGVAYLQGKFQEIITNF, encoded by the coding sequence TTGGTTATAGCGATCGATCTTGGCTCAAACACATTTCGCGTAGCGCTTGTTAAAAAAGAGCAAAATGGCTTTAATAATGAGCAAATTTATGAAAAGATAGTAGGAGCTGCAAGGGGCTTAAATGAAAGTGGCAAGATAGCAGATGAGTCCAAAAACAGGCTCTTTGAAGCGATATCGGAGGCTAAAAGTAAATTTGACTTTGATAAATTTAAATGCGTAGCAGTCGCAACTGAGGCTTTTAGGGTGGCGTTAAATAGTGAGGAAATTTTTAGCGAGATAAGAGAGAAATTTGGCATAAATTTTCATATCATCAGCGGTAAAGCAGAAGCAAAACTTACATTTTTGGGTGTTCAAAATGCTTTTAAAAAGCTTGGAATCAGTGAAAATTTTAGCGTCATTGACATCGGTGGAGCAAGCTCAGAGATCGGTGAAGATGGAAATTTTATGAGTTTTAAATTTGGCATTATTACATTTTTTGAGAAATTTAAAACACTTGATTTAATGCAAGAAAATGCAAAATTTTATACAAAAGATGCAAGAGAATTTTTAAATAGCTTAAAAAATAGATTTATCGTGCTGACTTCTGGCGTACCAACTACTATCGCAGCGCTACGACTTGGACTTAACTACGAGAACTATGATCCAAAAAAAGTAAGCGGATTTGAGCTTAGAGATGATGATCTTGCTTGGTTTGTAGATGAACTTTTAAAGATGGATGATAAGAGCGCTGATTTGGCGGTTGGAAGAAACAGAAAGTATCCGCTCATCGCTGGAACCTTGCTTTTAGAGGAGCTTTTAATCGGGCAAGAAGCAAAATTTTTAGTTATTGACGATGGGCTTAGAGAGGGTGTTGGTGTGGCCTATCTGCAAGGAAAATTTCAAGAAATTATCACAAATTTTTAG
- a CDS encoding inorganic phosphate transporter, translated as MLRDNLLAFVIFAICSVGFFVWGYQYIPTNNYFLFLIAGMFGLFMAFNIGGNDVANSFGTSVGAKTLTLKQALIIAAIFELSGAIFAGSEVTNTIRNEIVKFPSDLNPMKFVIIMISALLSSGLWLFYASKKGLPVSTTHSIVGGIVGAGLAMGFMIKDPEPFSMVSWSEIGRIAVSWVISPLLGGVMSYIIFGYVKSKIIEPTHELKMNLKALKAERKAYKESFIKALKTKPAEEQIATLSKIAVIDEDEIETTEYSEYRSKIRIMKDSEKEIDTFKAMKKHIPIIAGFAAMVISSMMLFKGLEHINLAFSIIQTVWIIFVIGALAYLASLAIINVMSKNDSEKSINRIFSWFQIFTASSFAFSHGANDIANAVGPFAAVLDVLKTGSINESSPIPSIAMVTFGISLVVGLWFLGKEVITTIGSKLAEILPTTGFSAELASSIVILLATKLGIPVSSTHILIGAVLGIGIVNKNANWKMVKPIILAWLITLPAAAISSAIFYFALAKLLGV; from the coding sequence TTGCTTCGAGATAACTTATTAGCATTTGTTATTTTTGCAATTTGTAGCGTTGGATTTTTCGTTTGGGGCTATCAATACATCCCGACAAATAACTACTTTTTATTCTTGATCGCCGGCATGTTTGGTCTTTTTATGGCCTTTAATATCGGTGGAAATGACGTTGCAAACAGCTTTGGCACAAGTGTTGGCGCTAAGACTCTTACGCTTAAACAAGCTCTCATCATCGCAGCCATTTTTGAGCTTAGCGGTGCTATATTTGCAGGATCAGAGGTTACAAATACGATTAGAAACGAGATCGTGAAATTTCCAAGCGATCTAAACCCGATGAAATTTGTCATCATCATGATCTCAGCCCTTCTTAGCTCTGGGCTTTGGCTCTTTTATGCGTCTAAAAAAGGTCTACCAGTCTCGACCACTCACTCGATCGTTGGTGGCATCGTTGGTGCAGGACTTGCTATGGGTTTTATGATAAAAGATCCGGAACCATTTAGCATGGTCTCATGGAGTGAGATCGGCAGGATCGCCGTTAGTTGGGTCATCTCACCACTGCTTGGCGGCGTGATGTCTTACATTATATTTGGTTACGTAAAAAGTAAGATTATTGAGCCAACACATGAACTTAAAATGAATCTAAAAGCTCTAAAAGCTGAGCGAAAAGCTTATAAAGAAAGCTTCATAAAAGCACTAAAAACAAAGCCGGCTGAGGAGCAAATAGCTACTCTTTCAAAGATTGCAGTTATCGATGAGGACGAGATCGAAACCACTGAATACAGCGAGTATCGCTCAAAAATCCGCATTATGAAAGATAGTGAAAAAGAGATAGATACCTTTAAAGCGATGAAAAAGCACATCCCGATCATCGCTGGATTTGCCGCGATGGTCATCTCATCAATGATGCTTTTTAAAGGGCTTGAGCATATAAATTTAGCCTTTAGTATCATCCAAACCGTCTGGATCATCTTTGTGATTGGGGCTCTAGCGTATCTTGCAAGCCTTGCTATTATAAACGTCATGAGCAAAAACGATAGCGAAAAGAGCATCAATAGAATTTTCTCATGGTTTCAAATTTTTACCGCTTCATCTTTTGCATTTTCACACGGAGCAAACGACATCGCAAACGCTGTTGGACCATTTGCCGCTGTGCTTGATGTGCTAAAGACTGGCTCTATAAACGAAAGCTCGCCGATACCTAGCATCGCAATGGTAACCTTTGGAATTTCGCTTGTCGTTGGACTTTGGTTTTTAGGCAAAGAGGTCATCACCACTATCGGCTCAAAACTAGCTGAAATTTTACCGACAACTGGCTTTAGTGCTGAGCTTGCCTCAAGTATCGTCATACTTCTAGCCACAAAGCTTGGCATACCAGTTAGCTCGACGCATATCCTAATAGGTGCAGTTTTAGGCATCGGCATCGTAAATAAAAATGCAAACTGGAAAATGGTAAAACCAATCATCCTTGCTTGGCTCATCACGCTTCCTGCAGCTGCGATATCATCGGCTATATTTTATTTTGCCCTTGCTAAATTACTAGGCGTTTAG
- a CDS encoding ATP-dependent helicase, translated as MPLSRLNKEQYTAATAPFGHNLIIASAGTGKTSTIVARIAHLLNLGVKPEKILLLTFTNKAASEMIERLNRYFDKQITSKITAGTFHSVSFSLLKSLDKGVTLKQPSELKTLLKSLVERRKFYHLSDVKPYGGAYLYDLYSLFQNSEQGTTFGKWISEKSEEQGVYAEIYEDVLEEFEAEKAKFSYADFNDLLIKMRDELKNGANLAYDEILIDEYQDTNTLQGSLIDAFKTKSLFCVGDFDQSIYAFNGANIEIIGSFKDRFPNANIYALNVNYRSSSSILALANKVINNNPRLYEKHLTVSREGNFKPPRLLVYNELFDQYQNIADIISLSPFNRENIAIIFRNNSSADGIEVALKERGIGSKRKGGVSFFESREIKALIDIMGIYVNPKDIMAFIHICEYAKGVGSAVSKEIFDALLKLGHGNLIKGIVEPDESVNISSNKRRNYQLGLFDDLDEFAEVSRFSKLGFSDKFLGHPVLKLQKLSESGAQFLYEIYNFLRGMRNISKPATMINEIKTSKIYSLIVENISTKRATLKNGNVDLALKEEVKERIMAKSVVLSELAKKYQDISKFYNFLALGSNEMSEGQGVSLLSVHASKGLEFDQVFIVDLAQNRFPNLKLMSMGGSLEEERRLFYVAVTRAKDELYLSYAKYDKIKKVTYQPSRFLIEAGMAKEEV; from the coding sequence ATGCCCTTATCTAGGTTAAACAAAGAACAATACACCGCCGCAACTGCGCCATTTGGACACAATCTCATCATCGCTTCAGCTGGCACTGGCAAGACTAGCACGATTGTCGCTCGCATCGCACATCTTTTAAATTTAGGCGTAAAACCAGAGAAAATTTTGCTTCTAACATTTACCAACAAAGCAGCCAGCGAAATGATAGAGCGCTTAAATAGGTATTTTGACAAACAAATCACCTCCAAAATCACCGCAGGCACCTTTCACTCGGTCTCATTTTCGCTTTTAAAAAGCCTTGATAAAGGCGTCACGCTAAAGCAGCCAAGCGAGCTAAAGACGCTTTTAAAAAGTCTTGTTGAGAGGCGTAAATTTTACCATTTAAGCGACGTCAAACCTTACGGCGGAGCCTATCTATACGATCTTTACTCGCTCTTTCAAAACAGCGAACAAGGCACAACTTTTGGCAAATGGATAAGTGAGAAGAGCGAAGAGCAGGGCGTTTATGCTGAAATTTATGAAGATGTCTTAGAGGAGTTTGAGGCTGAGAAGGCTAAATTTTCTTACGCTGATTTTAACGACCTTCTTATAAAGATGCGCGACGAGCTAAAAAATGGGGCAAATTTAGCTTATGATGAAATTTTGATCGACGAGTATCAAGATACAAACACCCTTCAAGGCAGCCTAATAGACGCATTTAAGACAAAGAGCCTCTTTTGCGTGGGTGATTTTGACCAGAGCATTTATGCATTTAACGGCGCAAATATCGAGATCATAGGCTCATTTAAAGATCGCTTCCCAAACGCAAATATCTACGCTTTAAATGTAAATTACCGCTCAAGCTCAAGCATACTTGCCCTTGCAAACAAGGTCATAAACAACAACCCAAGGCTTTATGAAAAGCACCTCACAGTTAGTCGCGAGGGAAATTTCAAGCCTCCAAGGCTGCTTGTCTATAACGAGCTTTTTGATCAGTATCAAAATATCGCTGATATCATCTCGCTCTCGCCATTTAATAGAGAAAATATCGCCATAATTTTTAGAAATAACTCATCAGCGGATGGCATCGAGGTCGCGCTAAAAGAGCGAGGCATCGGCTCAAAGCGAAAGGGTGGGGTGAGCTTCTTTGAGAGCCGCGAGATCAAAGCGCTCATCGACATCATGGGAATTTATGTCAATCCAAAAGATATAATGGCATTTATCCACATCTGCGAATACGCAAAGGGCGTTGGCAGCGCAGTTAGCAAAGAAATTTTTGACGCACTTCTTAAGCTTGGGCATGGAAATTTGATAAAAGGGATAGTTGAGCCAGATGAGAGCGTAAATATCTCATCAAATAAAAGGCGAAACTACCAGCTAGGCCTTTTTGACGATCTTGATGAATTTGCCGAGGTTTCAAGGTTTTCTAAGCTTGGCTTTAGCGATAAATTTCTAGGCCACCCTGTGCTAAAACTACAAAAGCTAAGCGAGAGTGGGGCGCAGTTTTTATATGAAATTTACAACTTTTTAAGAGGCATGAGAAATATCTCAAAGCCAGCCACGATGATAAATGAGATAAAAACTAGTAAAATTTACTCGTTAATCGTCGAAAATATTAGCACAAAAAGGGCAACTCTAAAAAATGGCAACGTCGATCTGGCGCTCAAAGAAGAGGTCAAAGAGCGCATAATGGCAAAGAGCGTGGTGCTAAGCGAGCTAGCTAAAAAGTATCAAGATATCAGTAAATTTTATAACTTCTTAGCCCTTGGAAGCAACGAGATGAGCGAAGGGCAGGGCGTTAGCCTGCTTAGCGTGCATGCGAGCAAGGGGCTTGAATTTGACCAAGTTTTCATCGTCGATCTCGCGCAAAATCGCTTTCCAAATTTAAAGCTAATGAGCATGGGCGGTAGCCTAGAAGAGGAGAGGCGGCTCTTTTACGTAGCTGTAACTCGTGCAAAAGACGAGCTCTATCTTAGCTACGCGAAATACGACAAGATAAAGAAGGTGACCTACCAACCGAGTAGGTTTTTGATAGAGGCTGGCATGGCGAAAGAGGAAGTTTAA
- a CDS encoding GatB/YqeY domain-containing protein gives MSIREQILADIKEAMKAKDEFKRDTLRTLNAALKQVEVDQRIEMTDEVVLPLLQKEIKKRADSVELYIKGAREDLAKKEQGEIELIKAYLPVQLSDEELKEKIKKIIERVGKNLGAVMKIAKDEIGASAEAKRISMIAKELLD, from the coding sequence ATGAGTATAAGAGAGCAAATTTTAGCTGATATAAAAGAGGCTATGAAGGCAAAAGATGAGTTTAAAAGAGATACTTTAAGAACGCTAAATGCAGCACTTAAGCAAGTTGAAGTCGATCAAAGGATTGAAATGACTGATGAAGTGGTACTTCCACTGCTTCAAAAGGAGATCAAAAAGAGGGCTGACTCGGTTGAGCTTTATATAAAAGGCGCTAGAGAGGATTTGGCTAAAAAAGAGCAGGGCGAGATTGAACTCATTAAAGCATATTTGCCAGTACAACTAAGCGATGAAGAGCTTAAAGAGAAAATAAAAAAGATTATTGAAAGAGTTGGTAAAAATTTAGGCGCTGTAATGAAAATAGCAAAAGATGAGATCGGAGCAAGTGCTGAAGCAAAACGCATAAGTATGATCGCAAAAGAGCTTTTGGATTAA